Within the Megalopta genalis isolate 19385.01 chromosome 11, iyMegGena1_principal, whole genome shotgun sequence genome, the region AAATACAGTTTCTTCGCGAACGGAACGTTCGTTCTGATACGATACCATTACGCGGACGAGTCGTGCAGCATCGCTACGTACGCCGTCGTAGCTCGTGGTTCCATCGAGATTACGTCACCCTCCGTCCGGATCTCCGGTGCGACCGAAGCGAACGCTCGGTTGGACTCGGTTCATTTGATACCATTCAACGGACAGGTAGTAGACTCGACGCTCGCGTAACTACGCGTCCACGGAATTCTCTAGCCGATAGGTATTGATCGAATCCGCTTCTCGATGAACAAGGTTGCGCGTCGATTTCGGCGCAGAATAAATGCGATTTGCGGCAGCGACGACACCGTGGGAACAAAGTGGCGCCCTTACCGGGCCGAGCAGATCTACGAACGGTCGATTTACGAGGACGGTTCGTCGGACGCGAACGTCGATGCCCGCGAACTAAagtcgaattcgttcgaaagtcGTTTGCGGATTCCGAAGAATCGGGACACGTTGGATTGTTTGGAAAGGTTGGGCATCGAATTCGCGGAACTGAGACTGGTACGAGTCGAGAAGAGAGCATCGGGAGTGGAACTGCTGCTCGGCGAGACGTCTCCTCGAAGCGCGAGACTCTGGGAAGCGTCTGGCGCGCGGACACCGAACCGGTTGCAGTCCATGGCGTTGCTACGCGCCGATACGGTAATCGCGATCGTCCGATCGTCCGACCCTCTGACGCTCGAACCGTGTTCGTCTCCGTATGTTTCAGCTCGCTCTCTGTCCAATTTGTGGGAACGTGTTGCGCGCCACGCAGTACAGTCCACCGTTGTTTCATCAAGCTCCGACGCTCCCGGCGCAGATCGGCGGTCTCTGGCTGAGCGTCAAGTGCGAGAGCGTCGACGAAGGGTTCTGGGCTAGAAGAgtttttcgaatttattcggGCGGAGGTCGTTGGACGGCGCGTTGGACGTATTACACCGATCACGCGTGTTCGATTCCATCGTGTACGGTCGTGGCAACCGGCAGTACCGGCGGTACCGGGCCTTACGCGCGACGCGAACGGTCGCGACGCGGGCTAGAGGAATGGGGCGAGAAACGTCGGAGTCCCGgcaggcgagagagagagagactcggcCAAGGAACGCGAGATCGTCGGCCAAATTCGAGCTCGTTCCTCGGTCGCGGAACCTTTCGTTTCAAGGACTTTGCCGGACCGTCCGGAGAATCGGGCAAGCGCTCGAATCTCTATTTtcggatttttcggatttttcgaaTTTTCCAAATGAAACGCCCCTCGGCGGCCGGCGTTTCTTGGTCGAAAAATTGTCTGCCGCCGAGATACGCCGCCGCCTTCTCGGAGGCTTCCGCGATGCCAGCGTTCGAGGCGAGAATCAATCTCGATTGGAACGGCGATTACGCTTTGCTTTTAGCTTCGTGGAAGGACAACGTCTGGGAGGCTCCTCTTCGTCGATGCTCCGACACGATCTCCTCGAGCGATCTTCGAGCGAAAAGTTGCGCGGCCGATTCGAAGTCGTGGCAGAGGTTTATTTTCGTCTTCGCTTTTTCCGACGAGCTTTCCATTCTGTTCGCGTTTTGTCTCGTCTCGCGTTGCAACGACCACGATTGCTTCCTCGAGTATCCGATCCTTCTATTTTTTACGTATTGGCTGAAATTTGTTTCTTTTCGAAGCGTACGAATCGATCGATCGTCTCTTCCGATCGGTACTTTGCACATTCCGATTTGTGTCTGCTGTTGGACATAGAACGTGTATCGATCGTTTGTGTTTTTTATCGCGATGGCGAGCTGCGTCGCGCTTCCTTCGATTTCTTTGGCCGACGCGAAACTACGTACGCGTGTAGTTAGCGAATTGTAAATAGCGCGCGATCGCTCGATCACCGAGCGATCAACGAAGAATAAACATTGAAGCGCGAACCGGATCTTGGATCATAGTTGTACCTGCGTACGTACGTTGTACGTACGTACATACGTGTACGGTCTACGAAACGGACGACGCCttgcctcgtctcgtctcgtctcttttcGTTCTCGCAACCGAGCGAACACGATGTTTCGGATATTCGACGCGATTACGATTGCCTGAACACGATGTAGAAATTGTAGAAAGTGATTCGAAAGCGCAACGTTTATGGCTGAAACTTTTAACGAAACGAAGAAAAATCGTATTCGATCTCGCCGTAATCGATCGTACACGGTGTACGGTCTACGGTGTACAGTGTACAGCATACTATGTATGCGCGTGGTACAGTGTACACGAAGCATACGTACGTATCTTAAGCGTTATCGTTGTATGTACATTGATATTGATACGCGAGTGTGCTCTGAAATATACGATTCCCATTTCGCGCATCTCGTTTCCCATCATCTCTATCCTGTTCTTTCGCTTTCCGTTTTCCTTGCCCTTTCCTCGTGCATCCGCACCTATAACTCGCATCCGCGTCTatcgtatatacatataatatatgtatattttaggCAAGGAACGAAGGAAAGATGACCGTTCTCGCGCGAACTGTAGTAGACCGCGCGTCACGACTCGCGACAGTT harbors:
- the LOC117225977 gene encoding protein APCDD1-like isoform X3, producing MLLLFVGITLCLFADFGRSGFPISLKEDHRCDTIMEKVASEDRGTTTDDSPFKLHSIWLSQQCETRAGPEQANTIRKYSFFANGTFVLIRYHYADESCSIATYAVVARGSIEITSPSVRISGATEANARLDSVHLIPFNGQVARRFRRRINAICGSDDTVGTKWRPYRAEQIYERSIYEDGSSDANVDARELKSNSFESRLRIPKNRDTLDCLERLGIEFAELRLVRVEKRASGVELLLGETSPRSARLWEASGARTPNRLQSMALLRADTVIAIVRSSDPLTLEPCSSPYVSARSLSNLWERVARHAVQSTVVSSSSDAPGADRRSLAERQVRERRRRVLG
- the LOC117225977 gene encoding uncharacterized protein LOC117225977 isoform X1, translated to MLLLFVGITLCLFADFGRSGFPISLKEDHRCDTIMEKVASEDRGTTTDDSPFKLHSIWLSQQCETRAGPEQANTIRKYSFFANGTFVLIRYHYADESCSIATYAVVARGSIEITSPSVRISGATEANARLDSVHLIPFNGQVARRFRRRINAICGSDDTVGTKWRPYRAEQIYERSIYEDGSSDANVDARELKSNSFESRLRIPKNRDTLDCLERLGIEFAELRLVRVEKRASGVELLLGETSPRSARLWEASGARTPNRLQSMALLRADTLALCPICGNVLRATQYSPPLFHQAPTLPAQIGGLWLSVKCESVDEGFWARRVFRIYSGGGRWTARWTYYTDHACSIPSCTVVATGSTGGTGPYARRERSRRGLEEWGEKRRSPGRRERERLGQGTRDRRPNSSSFLGRGTFRFKDFAGPSGESGKRSNLYFRIFRIFRIFQMKRPSAAGVSWSKNCLPPRYAAAFSEASAMPAFEARINLDWNGDYALLLASWKDNVWEAPLRRCSDTISSSDLRAKSCAADSKSWQRFIFVFAFSDELSILFAFCLVSRCNDHDCFLEYPILLFFTYWLKFVSFRSVRIDRSSLPIGTLHIPICVCCWT
- the LOC117225977 gene encoding uncharacterized protein LOC117225977 isoform X2, which produces MEKVASEDRGTTTDDSPFKLHSIWLSQQCETRAGPEQANTIRKYSFFANGTFVLIRYHYADESCSIATYAVVARGSIEITSPSVRISGATEANARLDSVHLIPFNGQVARRFRRRINAICGSDDTVGTKWRPYRAEQIYERSIYEDGSSDANVDARELKSNSFESRLRIPKNRDTLDCLERLGIEFAELRLVRVEKRASGVELLLGETSPRSARLWEASGARTPNRLQSMALLRADTLALCPICGNVLRATQYSPPLFHQAPTLPAQIGGLWLSVKCESVDEGFWARRVFRIYSGGGRWTARWTYYTDHACSIPSCTVVATGSTGGTGPYARRERSRRGLEEWGEKRRSPGRRERERLGQGTRDRRPNSSSFLGRGTFRFKDFAGPSGESGKRSNLYFRIFRIFRIFQMKRPSAAGVSWSKNCLPPRYAAAFSEASAMPAFEARINLDWNGDYALLLASWKDNVWEAPLRRCSDTISSSDLRAKSCAADSKSWQRFIFVFAFSDELSILFAFCLVSRCNDHDCFLEYPILLFFTYWLKFVSFRSVRIDRSSLPIGTLHIPICVCCWT